A stretch of DNA from Triticum dicoccoides isolate Atlit2015 ecotype Zavitan chromosome 2A, WEW_v2.0, whole genome shotgun sequence:
CTCCTACGACTGTTCCGACAGTAGGGTAGCATGACGTTTTGGTTGACGTATGACGCGGTAGCGAAGACTGCCTGCAGAAAGGGGATTACTGTAATATCAGATCTTCTCAAGAGATAGACCTATAGTAGTAGACCCTGGTTATTATATCGTATAATTTGAGACTATCTGAATTTGATGGTCAGACCATGCAGCATGTACTTTGTGGAAAATGCTATGCATTAGTTTCTAAATGCCATGGACCAACTAAGTAGGTAGTACTACGTTTGTTTTGGGATGAGAAGGGATGACTACTGATGAATGGGAAATGAAGAAGAAACTTGGTGACCAAAAAATGAGGGAACAAAATGAATGGGGGTGTGAGGCTATAAGGGAAAAAATGTGTGTTAAACATAGGAGAAAGACACTATGGAATATAAAAAAATGGACACCCTTTGTATGTAAGGTTAGCCATTGCATATATGTGTAATTTGTGAGCAACAGAAAAGAAAAAAGTGAAAAGAATTACTAAGGATGAAAAAATGGTAGAACTAACTTCATGAACGTTTAGGAAAACCAGTAATTTGGAGGCAGAAAAAAGCAATGATATAAAAAAAGGCCCAACGGAAAAACATCAAATGATATTTGTTCATAGTTGATAGGTGATGCGCCTTAAATTTAGAGGTTCCAAAATGTTTTGGGCATATAAAAGTACACGGCTAATTTAAAAATAAAGCCCTCGCACACAGCTCCGGGTTCTTCACAAGTAGTCGTACTAGGATAAAACATTTGATGGATACATGACAGAAATGAAAAATGGTGGCCAGTGGTGTCTGCCAAAGACATGAAACGAAATTCAGTCTCACAGGCAATCACTTATCCTCTAGGTGGCCTACTTTTTTCCATTTAAATGGACTAGATGGAATCAAGCCATGAGTCGTTGGGTGCTAGTACCGTCCAAAATGCATCATGCACCAACTTCGACGAGTTCCCCCGTAGTTTGAGGCACTCATGCAGTGCTTGCCTTTTGGTTTTGTCGGCATTGTACTGCATGGTGGATGACGAAGTTAGGGACAGGTGAAAAAATATGGGAATAAAAAAGGAGGAACTCACGGGGATGAGTTGTTTATAGAAGATTGATGAAGTTATATTCACCTTCGTGAGCGGAATCTTCAACTTAGAGCCATCATAGTGCCTGATGGCATGAAGCACGCAACCCCCGGTTTCGTCTCTTTTTATTTTTCATGCACATGAAGATGAAAAAAAGTGCGAGAGAATTAGTTCACTTGCGGAAATCCAAGGTGGTAAACTTAAGTTTGAATTGATTTCTGTGCAATTCGGCATTTTAGTATCATACCTGGTAAATGATTCTTCCGCAACAACCGGATACTTGGTCACCCACTGACTACCTTGGGTAGGCCATCCAACATAATACTCATTGAGACACTCAAATAAAGCATGATGCAGCTTCCAGACAATCATCTCAAGCTTGCCTTTTTTTGCTTCACTTGGACCATCACCTCTGATTAGGGGGTCAAGGACATGGAGTTTCCTGGACATCATGTCCCACATAAGAACTATCCAACCTTCCTCGAGTGGAACTGGTAAAAAGAACTGCAGAT
This window harbors:
- the LOC119351848 gene encoding uncharacterized protein LOC119351848, coding for MAMRQQLLEGRALDHELVSIIIRRYTQSDQESNIECPYMKWRHNMEPEFVTLVLADHEYVTNTSIQEQLAGKDIPYDITSSQMFFLPVPLEEGWIVLMWDMMSRKLHVLDPLIRGDGPSEAKKGKLEMIVWKLHHALFECLNEYYVGWPTQGSQWVTKYPVVAEESFTRDETGGCVLHAIRHYDGSKLKIPLTKYNADKTKRQALHECLKLRGNSSKLVHDAFWTAVFATASYVNQNVMLPYCRNSRRSTTRVPKGLAQPKATSLIDDHVKEEIW